In Fibrobacter sp. UWB10, one DNA window encodes the following:
- a CDS encoding fibro-slime domain-containing protein — protein MKHWVWVVCSILFLSVVAHATLTVHIQSPWRNDSSKDGYFLHILGGAGGGYNPSFGAGSSTITTDEGNGWFSYTWNKNVSDFQDWESFTVSIYPNTADGNYNNNNGEQWKEGGEFKMGTLFGTDVEVWLYTDPTDKSYTKSFVAPGSKMVWFKSPWGNRALPQMIFGTDSVMMRFAFDDKSSCGWFYGAVSPAMIARNPLQSAHFIRLNTPYMAYPAQGVVELAAYFDMMDTVFVDGTAADLTIDSKIGSLGECFDSTRVLHIYHPWRTNSTFKDSTVYITVGNNIINNPVATEKDVYPYWYRYEFEPATVNSANWSSFMAVFNIYRRQNEWPQVTYFPESKRPLASQLFPTGVYETWLFTNSSGVLDLSFSPLEPKTIRLMSPWDNMSPSMIVADELVRMGPITASPYDSSQSDTCGWYQGTYYKHTDDWGVQFRQSFGTDFYSLEGLMGEGKEAGTPIALDSMVALYDTVWVYPYPLSSSAPKFSETFPGRLGICPTMKISAMILDWAGESYNDAIDIDFGGIYGGNEYTTVLHGGSEYKTCGGHVLGMVQDTLSELGLPLRVDSLAFPWEQCSAGREIDKWFIPEVLATDPATGREYTNATCRDIDLVLDAEGFWLADVTESPNGCNDPVNPGFYPIDDFEYLDSAKTIKNPKFDWDIQGCKHNYSFSMKINAQFKYVRGQYFEFRGDDDVWVFINNRLVVDIGGCHSPVEGAVDLDTLGLTEGKEYPFQIFFSERNATGSNFKMRTSINLQTQKTYFPVEKKNSKGIIEYELLQLLVDESLSCDVSSVSKIDTTYAQSVFRLVGGGLPADGVLLEPGLNYGGIFISENMAGFSIDTSAFVNSRTLSPGQYVLICYLAADQSQYQMIPFTVPEYPLPDIAFVDVFHVTDSLVFDPKGYTLRGTLLGLDDGKNDTLLAHVTYPDTVPLKIVLLYGTTPCGEMLASTNVNCVATLNVKTKYPLSFLDANNQRVTTITTDSTGYASFYVVGDSATVNAFFTIEGEGVANRIHWTDIHFKEPPVPFAMKASMFDVNGDGIPDSLSIPFSKAFDKVVPDTISWAFGGTQFHTTAGQDNIWPLVEQESIITLFNPDGLREDVFTGVSDQIYSGSLLYHYTYTDDDSFEEVKLSMNTSIEDHVAPIILSATIEPKSEDISVVTINLSEGTDDKTFDAKTAFVFYRDSVNFMDSLTISTYIKNSQGNVYNLYFHRTAQTTLPEVGDYVKLMPGELKDRSGNAAHANNPKVRIVGEQRTEIKAPGVVTISGDVEKWPYKDPIVPVVVPSNKGVKEIIDSIGKPGLLLNFNLGELATSAIMNLPSDANKDSALALIKINWENYYFSHLGDFVSKVTGTVACNDAKVFYNAESPEKSNCYDNPGNLFFEWNARSDKGRVVGTGAYIAKMKVKIKNGKEKAGSSDDTFTIGIRRSKK, from the coding sequence ATGAAGCATTGGGTTTGGGTTGTTTGCTCTATCTTATTCTTGTCCGTCGTCGCGCACGCGACGCTTACGGTGCATATTCAGTCGCCGTGGCGTAACGATTCTTCGAAAGACGGCTATTTCTTGCATATTCTTGGCGGAGCAGGTGGCGGCTATAATCCTTCTTTTGGTGCCGGTTCTTCGACAATTACTACGGATGAAGGCAACGGCTGGTTCAGCTATACCTGGAACAAGAATGTGTCCGATTTTCAGGACTGGGAATCCTTTACGGTAAGCATTTATCCGAACACTGCTGACGGAAATTACAACAACAATAATGGCGAACAATGGAAGGAAGGCGGCGAATTCAAGATGGGTACGCTGTTCGGCACCGATGTCGAAGTCTGGCTTTATACCGATCCGACCGACAAGAGTTATACCAAGTCGTTTGTGGCTCCGGGGTCCAAGATGGTGTGGTTTAAGAGCCCCTGGGGTAACCGTGCGCTTCCGCAGATGATTTTCGGGACTGATTCCGTGATGATGCGATTTGCTTTTGATGATAAGTCGAGTTGCGGTTGGTTTTATGGCGCGGTTTCGCCGGCGATGATTGCTCGCAACCCGCTGCAGTCCGCACACTTTATTCGCTTGAATACGCCTTATATGGCATACCCTGCCCAAGGGGTGGTGGAACTTGCTGCCTACTTCGACATGATGGATACGGTTTTTGTGGATGGTACGGCTGCGGACCTTACCATTGATTCCAAGATTGGTTCGCTTGGCGAGTGTTTTGATTCTACCCGCGTGCTGCATATTTACCACCCGTGGCGTACGAATTCCACGTTCAAGGACAGCACGGTCTACATTACTGTCGGAAACAACATCATCAACAATCCTGTGGCAACCGAGAAGGATGTGTATCCGTATTGGTATCGCTATGAATTTGAGCCCGCGACAGTGAATTCGGCGAACTGGAGTTCTTTTATGGCGGTGTTCAATATTTACCGTCGTCAGAATGAGTGGCCGCAGGTAACGTATTTCCCTGAAAGCAAGCGTCCGCTGGCTTCGCAGTTGTTCCCGACTGGCGTTTACGAAACTTGGCTGTTCACGAATAGCAGTGGTGTGCTTGATCTTTCGTTTAGCCCGCTAGAACCGAAGACAATTCGCTTGATGAGCCCGTGGGACAATATGTCTCCATCGATGATTGTGGCTGACGAATTGGTTCGCATGGGGCCGATTACGGCAAGTCCGTATGATTCGAGTCAGAGTGATACTTGTGGCTGGTACCAAGGCACGTATTACAAGCATACGGACGATTGGGGTGTTCAGTTCAGACAGTCCTTCGGTACTGATTTCTATAGCCTTGAGGGCCTGATGGGCGAAGGCAAGGAAGCTGGTACTCCGATTGCGCTTGATTCCATGGTGGCGCTCTATGACACGGTGTGGGTTTACCCGTATCCGCTTTCGAGCAGTGCGCCCAAGTTTAGCGAAACGTTCCCTGGCCGCTTGGGCATTTGCCCGACCATGAAGATTTCGGCGATGATTCTGGACTGGGCCGGCGAATCGTATAATGATGCAATTGATATTGACTTTGGTGGAATTTACGGCGGTAACGAATATACGACGGTTCTTCATGGCGGTTCTGAATACAAGACTTGCGGTGGGCATGTGCTTGGCATGGTGCAGGACACCTTGAGTGAACTCGGGCTCCCGCTGCGTGTGGATTCGCTTGCATTCCCGTGGGAACAGTGCTCTGCTGGCCGCGAAATCGACAAGTGGTTTATTCCCGAGGTCTTGGCGACCGATCCTGCGACGGGCCGCGAATACACGAATGCGACCTGCCGCGACATTGACTTGGTGCTTGATGCCGAAGGATTCTGGCTGGCCGACGTGACGGAATCTCCGAACGGCTGTAACGACCCTGTGAATCCAGGATTCTACCCGATTGATGATTTTGAATATCTGGATTCGGCCAAGACGATTAAGAACCCGAAATTCGACTGGGATATTCAAGGCTGCAAGCACAACTACAGTTTCTCGATGAAGATCAATGCGCAGTTCAAGTACGTTCGCGGTCAGTATTTTGAATTCCGCGGTGACGACGATGTGTGGGTGTTTATCAATAACCGCTTGGTCGTAGACATTGGCGGTTGCCATAGCCCTGTCGAAGGCGCAGTAGACTTGGATACGCTCGGACTGACCGAGGGCAAAGAATATCCGTTCCAGATTTTCTTCTCGGAACGTAATGCGACCGGTTCGAATTTCAAGATGCGTACCTCGATTAACTTGCAGACGCAAAAGACTTATTTCCCGGTCGAAAAGAAAAATTCGAAGGGAATTATCGAGTACGAACTTTTGCAGTTGCTGGTCGATGAATCTTTAAGTTGCGATGTGTCGAGCGTTTCGAAAATCGATACGACATACGCGCAGTCCGTATTCCGACTGGTGGGCGGTGGACTCCCTGCCGATGGCGTGCTGCTTGAACCGGGCCTAAATTACGGCGGTATTTTCATTAGCGAAAACATGGCTGGTTTCTCAATTGATACTTCGGCCTTTGTGAATTCGCGTACGCTTAGCCCGGGCCAGTATGTGCTGATTTGCTATTTGGCTGCCGACCAGAGCCAGTATCAGATGATTCCGTTTACGGTGCCAGAATATCCGCTTCCGGACATTGCGTTTGTGGATGTGTTCCATGTGACCGATTCGTTGGTGTTCGATCCGAAGGGCTATACGCTTCGTGGAACTTTGCTTGGACTTGACGACGGCAAGAATGATACGTTGCTTGCGCATGTGACTTACCCTGATACAGTGCCGCTTAAGATTGTGTTGCTGTACGGAACGACGCCGTGCGGCGAAATGCTTGCTAGCACGAATGTCAACTGTGTCGCGACTTTGAACGTGAAGACGAAATATCCGCTCAGTTTCTTGGATGCGAATAACCAGCGCGTTACAACGATTACGACTGATTCTACGGGCTACGCGAGCTTCTACGTAGTGGGTGATTCTGCTACGGTCAATGCCTTCTTTACGATTGAAGGCGAAGGCGTTGCAAATAGGATTCATTGGACTGATATTCATTTCAAGGAACCGCCGGTGCCGTTTGCAATGAAGGCATCTATGTTCGATGTGAATGGCGATGGCATTCCGGATAGTCTTTCGATTCCGTTTAGCAAGGCGTTTGACAAGGTTGTACCCGATACGATTTCGTGGGCATTTGGCGGGACTCAGTTCCACACGACTGCGGGACAAGATAATATTTGGCCGCTTGTAGAACAGGAATCTATAATCACCCTGTTTAATCCTGATGGACTTCGCGAAGATGTATTCACGGGTGTATCTGACCAGATTTATTCGGGCTCGCTTTTGTACCATTACACGTACACTGACGACGACTCTTTCGAAGAAGTCAAGCTTTCAATGAACACCTCGATTGAAGACCATGTGGCTCCCATTATTTTGAGTGCCACGATTGAGCCGAAGTCAGAGGACATTAGCGTTGTGACGATTAATTTGAGCGAAGGCACCGATGATAAAACATTTGATGCAAAGACGGCTTTTGTGTTCTATCGTGATTCTGTGAACTTTATGGATTCGCTAACTATTTCGACGTATATCAAGAATTCACAGGGAAATGTGTATAATTTGTACTTCCATCGTACGGCGCAAACAACGCTTCCTGAAGTGGGTGACTATGTAAAGCTGATGCCTGGTGAACTCAAGGACCGTAGTGGCAATGCGGCTCATGCGAACAATCCGAAGGTTCGCATTGTGGGTGAACAGCGTACTGAAATTAAGGCTCCTGGTGTAGTGACTATTTCGGGCGATGTCGAGAAATGGCCTTATAAGGATCCGATTGTGCCTGTGGTGGTGCCGTCGAACAAGGGCGTCAAGGAAATTATCGACAGCATTGGCAAACCTGGATTGTTGTTGAACTTTAATCTCGGTGAACTTGCGACATCGGCCATTATGAATTTGCCGAGCGATGCGAATAAGGATTCCGCTCTTGCTCTCATCAAGATTAACTGGGAAAACTATTACTTCTCGCATTTGGGCGATTTCGTAAGCAAGGTTACGGGAACTGTTGCCTGTAACGATGCGAAGGTATTCTACAATGCTGAATCTCCAGAAAAGTCGAATTGCTACGACAATCCTGGCAACCTGTTCTTTGAATGGAATGCCCGCAGCGACAAGGGCCGCGTCGTTGGCACGGGAGCCTATATTGCGAAGATGAAGGTGAAAATCAAGAACGGCAAGGAAAAGGCTGGCAGCAGTGATGATACCTTTACAATCGGTATCCGCCGCAGCAAAAAGTAA
- a CDS encoding tetraacyldisaccharide 4'-kinase, with translation MLRLFLALCYRAAYLLHHALCLRPGAPLQHSKLIVVGSFRTGGAGKTPFSIWLCNHLAAQGKTVALLAHEYAFDEVSMLRQKFADNARIQVFATRNRYRLAHELDRSQKFDCIVCDDGFEDSRLVGAITILLQWEPLPTKISELWPYGKMRSLAKDHDLDSPMVRILRCDGGNPAVKFVVDKVLHYATGEKFNHKKANVACGLGNPERFCKDLQNFGIEIERQFFFKDHSKSFAAQFEQILQKNPQDAFVISEKDAARLPAEFIQKNVNSLIFVASQTTEISPEATQILL, from the coding sequence ATGCTTCGTCTTTTTCTAGCTCTCTGCTATCGTGCCGCATACCTGTTGCATCATGCGCTCTGCCTTAGGCCGGGCGCTCCTCTCCAGCATTCTAAGCTGATTGTCGTCGGGAGCTTTCGCACCGGTGGTGCAGGTAAGACGCCTTTCAGCATCTGGCTTTGCAATCACCTGGCCGCCCAAGGCAAAACGGTGGCACTCCTCGCCCACGAATACGCCTTCGACGAGGTCTCCATGCTCCGTCAAAAATTTGCAGACAACGCGCGCATCCAAGTTTTCGCAACCCGCAACCGCTACCGCTTGGCACATGAGCTCGACCGTTCGCAAAAGTTCGATTGCATTGTCTGTGACGACGGATTCGAAGACAGCCGTTTGGTCGGAGCCATCACCATTCTCTTGCAGTGGGAACCCCTACCCACAAAGATTTCGGAACTCTGGCCCTACGGTAAAATGCGCAGCCTTGCGAAAGACCACGACCTAGATTCTCCTATGGTCCGCATACTAAGGTGTGACGGCGGAAATCCGGCCGTAAAATTTGTTGTAGATAAAGTATTGCACTACGCCACCGGCGAAAAATTCAACCACAAAAAAGCAAACGTTGCATGCGGTCTCGGCAACCCTGAACGCTTCTGCAAAGACCTTCAAAATTTCGGAATCGAAATCGAACGCCAGTTCTTCTTTAAAGATCACAGCAAATCGTTTGCCGCCCAATTCGAACAAATCCTTCAAAAGAACCCACAAGACGCCTTTGTGATTTCTGAAAAAGACGCCGCTAGGCTCCCCGCCGAATTTATTCAAAAAAATGTAAATTCGCTAATTTTCGTTGCATCGCAGACAACAGAAATTTCTCCCGAAGCCACCCAAATTCTGCTCTAA
- the aroC gene encoding chorismate synthase, with protein MASTFGKIFSVTTWGESHGPAVGSVLDGCPAGLEISENEIQAELNRRRPGQGKMTTARDEKDQVKILSGVFEGKTTGTPISFAVFNEDQRSHDYAEIQKWYRPGHADLCYDLKYGFRDYRGGGRSSARETIGRVAAGAVAKKLLKQVNNTEIIAWVNSIGEVDCGPLDLNKLTLEQIEASPVRCPDLDASAKMEQAVLDARANGDSIGGTVCLLVKNPPVALGEPVFDRLDALLAQAMLSIPACKGFEIGSGFASARMHGSKHNDELYFDGHAYHTRTNNAGGSLGGISNGEPIYCRMAFKPTATISQEQKTAGRGGENGTLAARGRHDPCVAVRAPVIVESMAALVLADLFLLQKRNCL; from the coding sequence ATGGCAAGCACTTTTGGCAAAATTTTTAGCGTTACAACCTGGGGCGAATCCCATGGTCCGGCCGTCGGTTCGGTCCTGGATGGCTGCCCCGCAGGCCTCGAAATCTCCGAAAATGAAATCCAGGCGGAACTTAACCGCCGCCGCCCCGGGCAGGGCAAAATGACCACTGCCCGCGACGAAAAGGACCAGGTTAAGATCCTTTCGGGCGTTTTCGAAGGCAAAACCACCGGAACCCCGATTTCTTTCGCCGTCTTTAACGAAGACCAGCGCAGTCACGACTACGCCGAAATCCAGAAATGGTACCGCCCGGGTCATGCCGACCTGTGCTACGACCTCAAGTACGGGTTCAGGGACTACCGCGGCGGTGGACGCAGCTCTGCCCGCGAAACCATCGGGCGTGTTGCCGCAGGTGCAGTCGCCAAGAAACTTTTGAAGCAGGTCAACAACACTGAAATCATCGCCTGGGTGAATTCCATTGGCGAAGTCGATTGCGGTCCCCTAGACCTGAACAAACTCACGCTCGAACAGATTGAAGCTTCGCCCGTGCGTTGTCCCGACCTGGACGCAAGCGCCAAGATGGAACAAGCCGTGCTCGATGCCCGCGCAAACGGAGACAGCATTGGCGGCACCGTATGCCTCTTGGTCAAGAATCCGCCGGTGGCGCTGGGCGAACCGGTGTTCGACCGCCTGGACGCGTTACTCGCCCAGGCAATGCTGTCGATCCCCGCCTGCAAGGGTTTTGAAATCGGAAGCGGTTTCGCCTCGGCCCGCATGCACGGCAGCAAGCACAACGATGAACTTTACTTTGATGGCCACGCCTACCACACCCGCACCAACAATGCGGGCGGTTCCCTCGGCGGAATCAGCAACGGCGAACCCATTTACTGCCGTATGGCATTCAAGCCGACCGCCACAATCTCGCAGGAACAAAAGACTGCTGGCCGCGGTGGCGAAAACGGAACGCTTGCCGCCCGCGGTCGCCACGACCCGTGCGTTGCAGTCCGTGCGCCGGTGATTGTCGAAAGCATGGCAGCCCTCGTGCTCGCAGACTTGTTCTTGCTGCAAAAGAGAAATTGCTTGTAG
- a CDS encoding TrkA family potassium uptake protein yields the protein MASKQFVVIGLGNTGYFLARHLTALGHDVMVVDPSPEKIQDISNQVAQAVVADGTRKKQLQSLPLSKVDSVICCIGEDLQASLLTVLNLKELGVKHIIAKSSSPAHTIILEKLGVADIFHPERDMAISLAERLNRPNMLDYLPFMEGFSIVEIACPDAFLGKTLKDLSLTHKYGIQVIAIRDPLERTPKIGNIADYVLKENDVLFVIGPNEALDKLKT from the coding sequence ATGGCTTCTAAACAATTCGTAGTAATCGGACTTGGAAACACGGGCTACTTTTTGGCCCGTCATTTGACCGCACTCGGACACGATGTGATGGTCGTAGACCCGAGCCCCGAAAAAATCCAGGATATTTCGAACCAGGTTGCCCAGGCAGTCGTTGCCGACGGCACCCGTAAAAAGCAGCTCCAGTCGCTCCCGCTTTCCAAGGTGGACAGCGTTATCTGCTGCATTGGTGAAGACCTGCAGGCATCGCTTTTGACGGTTCTGAACCTCAAGGAACTGGGGGTCAAGCACATTATCGCGAAGTCCAGCAGCCCGGCCCACACGATTATCCTTGAAAAGCTCGGCGTGGCAGACATCTTCCACCCGGAACGCGATATGGCCATTTCGCTGGCTGAAAGGCTCAACCGCCCGAACATGCTCGACTACCTGCCGTTCATGGAAGGCTTCTCGATTGTGGAAATCGCCTGCCCCGACGCATTCCTCGGCAAGACCCTCAAGGACCTATCACTCACCCACAAGTACGGCATCCAGGTGATCGCTATTCGCGACCCGCTGGAACGCACCCCCAAGATCGGTAACATTGCCGACTACGTACTCAAGGAAAACGACGTGCTGTTCGTGATTGGCCCGAACGAGGCTTTGGATAAGCTCAAGACCTAG